Genomic DNA from Candidatus Methylomirabilota bacterium:
CGCGGCGAGTCTGGCCCGCGTCTTCCAGGGGTTCGCGATAGGCGCGGTCGTCGCGGTTCCCCTCGGCTGCGCCACCGGCTACTTTCGGCGGCTGGAGGACTGGGTGGACCCGATCGTGGAGCTGTTCCGCCCGATCCCCCCGCTGGCGCTCCTTCCCCTGTTCATCATCTGGCTGGGGATCGGCGAGGTGTCCAAAGTTCTCTTAATCGCCTTCGCCACGTTCTTCCCGATCTTCCTCAATACCACTGAGGGCGTGAAATCCACGGACCCCCTGCATCTTCGCGCCGCTCTCTCCCTGGGGGCGAACCGCTGGCAGATCTTCACGAACGTCGCGGCGTGGTCGGCCCTGCCCGGGATCATCGTCGGGCTCCGGCTCGGCTTCGCCCTGGGATTTTTCGTGCTGGTCGCCGCGGAGCTGATCGCCGCGGACAGCGGCCTCGGCTATCGCATCCAGGAATCGAGGAACTATTTCCTCGTTGACCGGATGTTCGTGGGGGCTGCGGTGATCGGAGTCCTCGGATTCGGTTTCAATCTGGCCCTGCGGCGCCTGGAGGACCTCCTCCTCCGCTGGCGGAGCACGATCGTCCAGGCCCAGATCTAGGGGTGCCGGGTTAAAGAGGCGCGCCAACGGCGCAGCATGGGCGTGCCGAATGTTGGGGGCTTGGGGGCCATTTCGGGGCCCCCATGTGACTAAATGGCCCACAAGCTGGAGGTCATCGGGGTCCGGAAAGTCTTCCAACCGGAGGACGGGCGGGCGCCGGTCGTGGCCCTGGAACGCTTCGACCTCGCCGTGGAGGACGGTGAGTTCGTGTGTCTGCTGGGTCCG
This window encodes:
- a CDS encoding ABC transporter permease, which encodes MTSVALFVLAWQAASALNVRQQYLNPILFPSPLDMIRAAYDEAVQGILWRDIAASLARVFQGFAIGAVVAVPLGCATGYFRRLEDWVDPIVELFRPIPPLALLPLFIIWLGIGEVSKVLLIAFATFFPIFLNTTEGVKSTDPLHLRAALSLGANRWQIFTNVAAWSALPGIIVGLRLGFALGFFVLVAAELIAADSGLGYRIQESRNYFLVDRMFVGAAVIGVLGFGFNLALRRLEDLLLRWRSTIVQAQI